The Toxorhynchites rutilus septentrionalis strain SRP chromosome 3, ASM2978413v1, whole genome shotgun sequence genome includes a region encoding these proteins:
- the LOC129778292 gene encoding mucin-2, translated as MEQRLSSLLLLVVLLTVGGHPDTVRGFPQGARQRFPRRDNFLAYNIHRTFTPRDINDLDINQAQKAMVDVQQTIAEVQRLLARDPTLPRLTRGEIEELFENVTREELEKSIRQGDQTRAQHMRALMLVLPYHTSNMSPENLQNIYAMPPVTRLVNNDEPSSRPKAEGFHKPTPPRDVPTTTKPVFRMRSTTKVPITTIRFSTPKPTTFHPSPPRKFYEDSEVSPTVLKPINSEVRIKPIETTTPGEEPIEEDETVGEPNASKTEEISEILASIGILNGVPPSFKRLPAGVTTPIEMASTAAITTATSDPTTTPATPTGPKTDEEFQKLLLSFGLLNGNDEKNGVSPIAPVEVPQPLANDHSQVEKADPPKAETVRPAVNPADFIAFKPLPPTDGASSKLNEELDQLLKSFGLLDGEGRNKKSLKLAGSTVATPKSTPMGAMPVINRDLVMPQMASVLNTLGIQTTQNERIGRNFVVDENSNEVDTESSMAKTNKVNNEDYRKLEQLWETIRELERLNENLTDDSLDSLNLRNFNLSESLYAQGPNPLENFELTRTNYIKKRQEPSEEKTPDSPIRISLGLELNNSSSPLTEITSKTTNESSSTTTSEVESLANQSSSSATEVTPTESSSTTTTTTTESTARISALEESFGGGADPVAQEPLPQPRRNGFYFLADWNSFLEVGEEPNRVVISFRPQAGDPSRFLPVNVP; from the exons ATGGAACAACGATTATCGAGTTTGTTGCTACTGGTGGTGCTTCTCACAGTGGGTGGTCACCCAGACACTGTCAGGGGTTTCCCACAAGGGGCACGGCAGCGATTTCCACGCAGAGATAACTTCCTGGCGTACAACATCCACAGGACATTCACACCTCGAGACATCAACGATTTGGATATAAACCAAGCCCAGAAAGCAATGGTCGATGTTCAGCAGACCATTGCCGAGGTTCAGCGGCTGCTTGCTCGTGATCCCACGCTGCCGAGGTTGACCAG GGGTGAAATTGAGGAACTATTCGAAAATGTGACTCGGGAGGAGTTGGAAAAATCGATTcgtcagggcgaccaaacccgTGCGCAGCATATGCGGGCACTTATGTTGGTTCTCCCATATCACACGAGCAACATGAGCCCGGAGAACTTGCAGAATATCTACGCGATGCCACCCGTTACTAGGCTGGTAAACAACGATGAGCCATCGAGCCGACCAAAAGCGGAAGGTTTCCATAAACCAACACCACCTAGAGATGTTCCAACCACCACGAAGCCCGTTTTTCGTATGCGGAGCACCACCAAGGTTCCGATTACAACGATCCGATTCAGCACCCCGAAACCGACTACGTTTCACCCCAGCCCACCGAGAAAATTTTACGAAGATTCCGAGGTCTCACCAACGGTGCTGAAACCGATAAACAGCGAGGTTAGAATCAAACCTATTGAGACCACGACCCCTGGAGAGGAGCCGATCGAGGAAGACGAAACCGTAGGCGAACCGAACGCTAGCAAAACGGAAGAAATTAGCGAGATTTTAGCGTCAATTGGCATTTTGAACGGAGTTCCACCCAGCTTCAAGCGACTTCCTGCAGGAGTGACAACGCCGATTGAAATGGCCAGTACTGCCGCCATCACCACCGCTACCTCCGATCCAACAACCACTCCGGCAACTCCAACCGGCCCAAAGACTGATGAAGAATTTCAAAAGTTGTTGCTTTCGTTTGGGCTTCTTAATGGTAACGACGAGAAGAACGGCGTGTCTCCGATTGCTCCGGTGGAAGTACCTCAGCCATTGGCGAATGATCATTCACAGGTGGAGAAAGCAGACCCTCCAAAAGCGGAAACAGTTAGACCGGCCGTCAATCCAGCTGACTTCATTGCGTTCAAACCACTGCCACCAACTGACGGAGCTTCCTCAAAGTTGAACGAAGAGTTGGATCAGCTGTTAAAGTCCTTCGGACTTCTGGACGGCGAGGGAAGGAACAAGAAATCTTTGAAGCTCGCTGGTTCAACTGTCGCGACCCCGAAGAGCACCCCAATGGGTGCGATGCCAGTGATCAACAGGGATTTGGTGATGCCTCAGATGGCTTCCGTTCTCAATACGCTGGGAATTCAAACCACCCAAAACGAGCGCATCGGGAGAAACTTTGTGGTTGATGAGAATAGTAATGAAGTGGATACGGAGTCTAGCATGGCAAAAACTAACAAGGTGAACAACGAAGATTATCGAAAGCTGGAGCAGCTATGGGAAACGATTCGAGAGTTGGAGCGATTGAACGAAAACCTCACTGATGATTCACTGGATTCGCTCAATCTTCGCAACTTCAACCTAAGCGAATCGTTGTATGCGCAGGGTCCCAATCCGCTGGAAAATTTCGAGCTAACTAGAACAAATTACATCAAGAAGCGGCAGGAGCCCAGCGAGGAAAAAACACCGGATTCCCCAATTAGAATCTCTCTCGGGCTTGAGCTAAACAATTCCTCATCGCCGTTAACGGAAATAACTTCTAAGACGACAAACGAATCGAGCAGCACGACAACATCCGAGGTGGAATCCCTAGCAAACCAATCATCTTCAAGCGCAACGGAAGTAACACCCACAGAGAGTtcctcaacaacaacaacaacaacgacggAATCGACTGCCCGGATATCGGCACTGGAGGAATCATTCGGTGGTGGCGCCGATCCGGTCGCTCAGGAGCCATTGCCACAGCCGCGACGGAATGGGTTCTACTTCCTGGCCGATTGGAACTCCTTCCTCGAGGTGGGCGAAGAACCAAACCGAGTGGTCATTAGTTTCCGACCGCAGGCGGGTGACCCGAGTCGGTTTCTACCCGTGAATGTGCCGTAA